Genomic segment of Kibdelosporangium phytohabitans:
GCCATGCTCTTCATGAACACCTGTTGGCGCACGATCCGGTCCAGGTCACCGTTGGGCAACCCGTGCCGCTGGCGGACGAACGACAGCGCCGCCGGGCCCGACACCTCCTGCTCACCGGCGGGGAACCGGGCGCCGGAGAAGCTGTCGTTGACCGCCTTGACCAGGCAGACCGGGACGCCGCCGACCGCGTCGGTGATATCGGCGAAGCCGAGCAGGTTGACCTCGGCGTAGTTGTCGATCCGTGCGCCGGTGAGCTCCTGGATCGTGTCGATCAGGGTCCGCGCGCCGACCTTGCTGGACTCGACCTCCAGTTTCGCCTGGTCCTTGATGCCCTGGTTCTTCAGCTTGCGCATCTCGCTGAGCTTGCCGCGGCCGTACGCGGAGTTGATCTTGTGTTTGCCGTAGCCGCCGGGGATGTTGACGTACGAGTCACGCGGGATCGAGACGCCGATACCCTTGCTGCCGTCGTTCGGGATGCGCATCAGGATGATCGTGTCGGTGTTCAGCTCGCCGTCGGCCTTGCCGCCGTTCAGCCTCGCCAACTGCTCCTTGGGCAGCGGATTGCCCTGGGCGTCCACCCGGCTGTCCAGGCCGACCAGCAGGATGTCGGTCGCGCCGTCGGCCGGTTTCGGGCCGCCCGCGTCCCCGTCGATCACGTTCGCGGTCGTGTAGCCGTCGACGATCTCGCTGTACTTGTTGTAGCCGTAGCCGGTGGCGCCGAGAAGGATCAACGAGACCACCGCGACCGCTACCTTGCCGCCGATCATTTTCGGACGGCGCGGCTCGCCGGCCACTCGCGGACGTGCACGCTCACGCT
This window contains:
- a CDS encoding LCP family protein; protein product: MIGGKVAVAVVSLILLGATGYGYNKYSEIVDGYTTANVIDGDAGGPKPADGATDILLVGLDSRVDAQGNPLPKEQLARLNGGKADGELNTDTIILMRIPNDGSKGIGVSIPRDSYVNIPGGYGKHKINSAYGRGKLSEMRKLKNQGIKDQAKLEVESSKVGARTLIDTIQELTGARIDNYAEVNLLGFADITDAVGGVPVCLVKAVNDSFSGARFPAGEQEVSGPAALSFVRQRHGLPNGDLDRIVRQQVFMKSMATKVLSAGTLTDQSRLDKLLSAIKKSIVLNQGWNIVQFAKQMQGMSGGALDFRTIPTGRPDLKTPEDGDAVEIKPAEVKTFVQGLLGGGQASPSSGAPSPSDKPGSSDNKAITVDVRNGNGKTGLANQVSEALGGKGFTAGETSNVKARTTTVIRHARGEKESGDKVAAALGGDFTVEQDTTLTKGHVAVFLGKDYKATSGFAGQPLLQLDPAPALTQQQPGGSAPRIGSNGAPCVN